The following proteins come from a genomic window of Oncorhynchus masou masou isolate Uvic2021 chromosome 25, UVic_Omas_1.1, whole genome shotgun sequence:
- the LOC135513790 gene encoding V-set and immunoglobulin domain-containing protein 10-like isoform X1, producing MHNRLSDRGWQPKHLSNYKSEYICYTVRGIIMNGFAVAIFLQVMHQTVAANGRLDETTVAGTLGENIILPCWNTATNVTPSFTRWMTNGQFTIERNHSIIIPISPSEGHLTILYNQSLYINRINLSDEGTYLCDSLPHNNKTQTSLTLQIVSGPDNSIIDIQPATPLSNGTLFVVRGSTVSFNCSSLSYPSQSLSWGFQGVESSNDSLAVGSGSWLDFRIEDVQPTAQGNYSCRAQNSISQKTAGSSTELLVYYSPERHPECLWNTGKDLSRVQFSCSWFGGYPSPTLFWGEKHQKSGSHGKQVAGQLMESEETDNLVVNLNRSLLFDGQMLKCSGHHPTISPGEDKFCSFTLKSPYPEGEPLVTAVEGTNVTLTCTESNSLPPAHTSWQRTAQQEDVVSSPKYVLSEQGPTFTLTIVNITKQDEGFYFCRSENPLMVRELEIYLTVKATSQYTGAIIGIFLAILIVGSGIVIAKTIYSNRDRICLGNGFEQMGERGDVLSLVEADEEEVFHEAIPRLPPLPLTNGHNTTLVEIHTIPSIDHEDAEILEHPLQLEDRDIDELVTF from the exons ATGCACAACAGGTTGTCTGACAGAGGTTGGCAACCAAAGCATTTGTCTAACTATAAATCAGAGTATATATGCTATACAGTAAGAGGAATAATTATGAATGGCTTCGCAGTTGCAATTTTTCTTCAGGTCATGCATCAGACCG TTGCAGCAAATGGGCGCTTGGATGAAACTACTGTAGCTGGAACACTGGGAGAGAATATTATACTTCCGTGTTGGAACACTGCGACCAATGTGACCCCCTCATTCACGCGATGGATGACGAATGGCCAGTTTACCATTGAACGCAATCATTCCATTATAATTCCAATATCCCCAAGTGAAGGGCACCTGACCATACTGTACAATCAAAGCTTGTACATCAACAGAATTAATCTATCAGATGAGGGGACCTATCTCTGTGATTCTTTACCCCATAACAACAAAACTCAAACAAGTCTCACATTGCAAATAGTCA GTGGTCCTGACAATAGCATCATAGACATCCAGCCAGCCACGCCTCTTTCCAACGGAACCCTCTTTGTTGTCAGGGGTTCCACGGTGTCATTCAACTGCTCCAGCTTGTCCTACCCCTCCCAGAGCCTGTCCTGGGGGTTTCAGGGTGTGGAGTCCAGTAATGACTCTCTGGCAGTGGGCAGTGGGTCATGGCTGGACTTCAGGATAGAGGATGTTCAGCCCACAGCTCAGGGGAACTACAGCTGCAGAGCCCAGAACTCAATCTCCCAGAAGACTGCTGGCTCTAGCACAGAGCTGCTTGtatact ATTCCCCAGAGAGGCACCCAGAGTGTCTGTGGAACACAGGGAAGGATCTGTCCCGTGTCCAATTCAGCTGTAGCTGGTTTGGAGGCTACCCCTCTCCCACGTTATTCTGGGGGGAGAAGCATCAGAAGTCAGGGAGCCATGGGAAGCAG GTGGCTGGACAACTGATGGAGTCGGAGGAGACAGATAATCTGGTGGTGAATCTGAACAGGTCGTTGTTGTTCGATGGGCAGATGCTGAAGTGTAGTGGGCATCACCCTACGATAAGTCCAGGAGAGGATAAGTTCTGCTCCTTCACCCTGA AGTCCCCCTATCCTGAAGGGGAACCACTAGTCACAGCGGTAGAAGGAACCAACGTGACATTAACGTGTACAGAGTCCAACTCCCTGCCTCCAGCCCACACCAGCTGGCAGAGGACAGCCCAGCAGGAGGACGTAGTCTCCAGCCCTAAGTACGTCCTGTCAGAGCAGGGCCCCACCTTCACCCTCACTATAGTCAACATCACCAAGCAGGACGAGGGCTTCTACTTCTGCAGGAGCGAGAACCCACTGATGGTCCGCGAGTTGGAGATCTATTTAACAGTTAAAG CCACCTCTCAATACACTGGAGCAATCATAGGGATATTCCTAGCTATTTTGATAGTAGGATCTGGCATTGTTATTGCTAAGACAATATACTCCAACCGTGACCGAATATGCCTGG GTAATGGATTTGAGcaaatgggggagagaggagatgtgttGAGCCTGGTAGAGGCAGATGAAGAGGAGGTGTTTCATGAAGCTATACCCAGACTGCCACCTCTGCCTCTGACCAACGGACACAATACTACACTTGTAGAGATACACACAATACCATCCA TTGACCACGAAGATGCAGAAATTCTTGAGCATCCATTACAGCTAGAAGATAGAGATATCGATGAGCTTGTCACGTTTTAG
- the LOC135513790 gene encoding V-set and immunoglobulin domain-containing protein 10-like isoform X2, whose product MTNGQFTIERNHSIIIPISPSEGHLTILYNQSLYINRINLSDEGTYLCDSLPHNNKTQTSLTLQIVSGPDNSIIDIQPATPLSNGTLFVVRGSTVSFNCSSLSYPSQSLSWGFQGVESSNDSLAVGSGSWLDFRIEDVQPTAQGNYSCRAQNSISQKTAGSSTELLVYYSPERHPECLWNTGKDLSRVQFSCSWFGGYPSPTLFWGEKHQKSGSHGKQVAGQLMESEETDNLVVNLNRSLLFDGQMLKCSGHHPTISPGEDKFCSFTLKSPYPEGEPLVTAVEGTNVTLTCTESNSLPPAHTSWQRTAQQEDVVSSPKYVLSEQGPTFTLTIVNITKQDEGFYFCRSENPLMVRELEIYLTVKATSQYTGAIIGIFLAILIVGSGIVIAKTIYSNRDRICLGNGFEQMGERGDVLSLVEADEEEVFHEAIPRLPPLPLTNGHNTTLVEIHTIPSIDHEDAEILEHPLQLEDRDIDELVTF is encoded by the exons ATGACGAATGGCCAGTTTACCATTGAACGCAATCATTCCATTATAATTCCAATATCCCCAAGTGAAGGGCACCTGACCATACTGTACAATCAAAGCTTGTACATCAACAGAATTAATCTATCAGATGAGGGGACCTATCTCTGTGATTCTTTACCCCATAACAACAAAACTCAAACAAGTCTCACATTGCAAATAGTCA GTGGTCCTGACAATAGCATCATAGACATCCAGCCAGCCACGCCTCTTTCCAACGGAACCCTCTTTGTTGTCAGGGGTTCCACGGTGTCATTCAACTGCTCCAGCTTGTCCTACCCCTCCCAGAGCCTGTCCTGGGGGTTTCAGGGTGTGGAGTCCAGTAATGACTCTCTGGCAGTGGGCAGTGGGTCATGGCTGGACTTCAGGATAGAGGATGTTCAGCCCACAGCTCAGGGGAACTACAGCTGCAGAGCCCAGAACTCAATCTCCCAGAAGACTGCTGGCTCTAGCACAGAGCTGCTTGtatact ATTCCCCAGAGAGGCACCCAGAGTGTCTGTGGAACACAGGGAAGGATCTGTCCCGTGTCCAATTCAGCTGTAGCTGGTTTGGAGGCTACCCCTCTCCCACGTTATTCTGGGGGGAGAAGCATCAGAAGTCAGGGAGCCATGGGAAGCAG GTGGCTGGACAACTGATGGAGTCGGAGGAGACAGATAATCTGGTGGTGAATCTGAACAGGTCGTTGTTGTTCGATGGGCAGATGCTGAAGTGTAGTGGGCATCACCCTACGATAAGTCCAGGAGAGGATAAGTTCTGCTCCTTCACCCTGA AGTCCCCCTATCCTGAAGGGGAACCACTAGTCACAGCGGTAGAAGGAACCAACGTGACATTAACGTGTACAGAGTCCAACTCCCTGCCTCCAGCCCACACCAGCTGGCAGAGGACAGCCCAGCAGGAGGACGTAGTCTCCAGCCCTAAGTACGTCCTGTCAGAGCAGGGCCCCACCTTCACCCTCACTATAGTCAACATCACCAAGCAGGACGAGGGCTTCTACTTCTGCAGGAGCGAGAACCCACTGATGGTCCGCGAGTTGGAGATCTATTTAACAGTTAAAG CCACCTCTCAATACACTGGAGCAATCATAGGGATATTCCTAGCTATTTTGATAGTAGGATCTGGCATTGTTATTGCTAAGACAATATACTCCAACCGTGACCGAATATGCCTGG GTAATGGATTTGAGcaaatgggggagagaggagatgtgttGAGCCTGGTAGAGGCAGATGAAGAGGAGGTGTTTCATGAAGCTATACCCAGACTGCCACCTCTGCCTCTGACCAACGGACACAATACTACACTTGTAGAGATACACACAATACCATCCA TTGACCACGAAGATGCAGAAATTCTTGAGCATCCATTACAGCTAGAAGATAGAGATATCGATGAGCTTGTCACGTTTTAG